A genomic window from Anthocerotibacter panamensis C109 includes:
- a CDS encoding RNase A-like domain-containing protein → MSIYESRKPKSSSDDHISQPPKTSTFKPPVVQTQSVEAEPPMPVYRSIIDDFLTNNPFQQVPGEPASGQRRLSPIRIPSVSAEVQRQGLVQLNPLKGAAKADEALELAQKELAHLNREMALEMAQAAADLAGIADPTPISDGISAAISLAKGDYLGAGLSLVSMVPYLGDAVGKPGKIARNARKLESLLQRMEELTQQIHKLNPALERKASEAMGEGLEAVKKVLDRPYGQYTKLSQPGGLEATEGKQILDAKGRPGPPSHSLTEHGPEKLLVEIEQRIIQGKQAATKFIDRAKMESAISDTIDTYKVEIDMWLKSGFSKSRAFRHSPGMGNLGEGYYRNTLNQVEKIPYDLESLTVVLKPDGNGNYIIQTAFPIK, encoded by the coding sequence GTGTCCATCTATGAGTCGCGTAAGCCAAAATCCTCCTCTGATGACCACATCTCGCAGCCGCCCAAGACTTCTACGTTTAAGCCGCCGGTGGTTCAGACGCAGTCTGTGGAAGCTGAGCCACCCATGCCCGTCTACCGCTCAATAATCGATGATTTCCTCACCAATAACCCTTTTCAGCAAGTACCCGGTGAGCCCGCGTCCGGTCAGCGTAGACTATCCCCCATCCGCATTCCATCTGTCAGTGCGGAAGTCCAACGGCAGGGATTGGTTCAACTGAACCCGCTCAAGGGTGCAGCCAAGGCGGATGAGGCGCTGGAGCTAGCCCAGAAAGAACTAGCGCATCTCAACCGGGAAATGGCGCTGGAGATGGCGCAGGCAGCAGCAGATTTGGCAGGGATAGCGGACCCCACGCCAATTTCTGACGGGATCAGTGCCGCGATTAGCTTGGCGAAAGGCGATTATCTGGGAGCGGGGCTGTCACTCGTTTCCATGGTTCCCTATCTGGGCGATGCAGTGGGTAAACCGGGGAAGATAGCCCGTAATGCCAGGAAATTAGAAAGTTTACTGCAACGCATGGAGGAATTAACCCAGCAAATTCATAAACTCAATCCCGCCCTTGAGCGCAAGGCATCCGAAGCGATGGGCGAGGGGTTGGAGGCAGTTAAGAAGGTTTTAGACCGTCCCTATGGTCAGTACACGAAGCTTTCACAGCCAGGGGGACTTGAAGCTACGGAAGGAAAACAGATTCTAGACGCAAAAGGTAGACCTGGCCCTCCTTCACATTCACTTACAGAACATGGACCTGAAAAGCTACTAGTTGAAATAGAACAGCGTATTATCCAAGGAAAGCAAGCTGCAACAAAATTTATTGATCGAGCAAAGATGGAATCAGCAATTTCTGATACTATCGATACATATAAAGTCGAGATCGACATGTGGTTAAAATCTGGTTTCTCCAAAAGTAGAGCATTTAGACACTCCCCTGGAATGGGGAATCTTGGAGAAGGATATTACCGTAATACTTTGAATCAAGTTGAGAAAATACCCTACGATCTTGAAAGTCTTACTGTTGTTCTAAAGCCAGATGGCAATGGTAACTATATTATTCAGACAGCGTTCCCCATCAAATGA
- a CDS encoding YheT family hydrolase — protein MMGAYQAPWYLKDGLWQTTATSYWYGTAWSWWGDRVPWLAGYPLIPWQEHVFEGADGVPLWGQWASPPKARGTLIINYGITGQTTTAWYAQTLARKAYARSWAVCLYDWRGHGQTGERSPAPSSDGWREGEDQVRMAEQLVALGCPERVSLAGFSLGGQLALWGLKAAVELGTPFIQSAAVLAPNLESNRSLAYLRTTPGGRAIEWMLVQEIRREAQKRRERFPEAVKPGAVERITSISSYDHEMVIDYYGFLSVADYYQKTSGLYLLDTLALPYLLIYAEDDPMFDPALLPEIRERTARNPQAQLLMTQGGGHVGHITQAAGKEDEFWGLNRMLDFLGNLI, from the coding sequence ATGATGGGTGCGTATCAGGCCCCTTGGTATCTCAAGGACGGACTCTGGCAGACCACCGCCACCAGCTACTGGTACGGGACCGCCTGGAGTTGGTGGGGCGACCGAGTGCCCTGGCTGGCGGGTTACCCGCTGATTCCTTGGCAGGAGCATGTCTTCGAGGGTGCGGACGGAGTTCCCCTCTGGGGCCAATGGGCTAGCCCCCCCAAGGCCCGAGGGACGCTCATCATCAACTACGGCATCACCGGACAGACCACTACTGCTTGGTACGCCCAAACCCTCGCCCGCAAAGCCTACGCCCGCAGTTGGGCGGTGTGCCTCTATGATTGGCGCGGTCACGGACAGACAGGAGAACGCTCGCCCGCTCCCTCTTCCGATGGCTGGCGCGAAGGCGAAGATCAGGTGCGTATGGCCGAACAGTTGGTGGCGCTGGGTTGCCCTGAGCGGGTGTCCCTGGCAGGCTTCTCGTTGGGCGGACAACTGGCGCTCTGGGGCCTAAAAGCGGCGGTGGAACTAGGGACTCCTTTTATTCAAAGCGCAGCGGTCCTCGCCCCCAACCTGGAGTCCAACCGCTCTTTGGCCTATTTGCGAACCACCCCCGGCGGGCGGGCCATCGAGTGGATGTTGGTCCAGGAGATCCGCCGGGAGGCCCAGAAGCGCCGGGAACGCTTCCCGGAGGCGGTCAAGCCAGGAGCGGTGGAGCGGATTACCTCTATTAGTAGCTACGACCATGAGATGGTCATCGATTACTATGGCTTCTTGAGTGTGGCGGACTATTACCAGAAGACCAGCGGACTCTATCTGCTCGACACCCTGGCGCTCCCCTATCTGCTCATCTACGCTGAGGATGACCCGATGTTTGACCCAGCCCTGCTCCCGGAGATCCGCGAGCGCACCGCCCGCAATCCTCAAGCGCAGCTACTGATGACCCAAGGGGGTGGGCATGTCGGTCATATTACCCAAGCTGCGGGTAAAGAAGACGAGTTCTGGGGATTGAACCGGATGCTGGATTTTTTGGGGAATCTTATCTAG
- a CDS encoding Cof-type HAD-IIB family hydrolase, with protein MGIRLVALDLDGTLLGADGIVSPMVAADLRELQQRGVAVAVVTGRMYRAALPYHHQIQATLPLCSYQGALIKDPQTGTVHRHQLISRTLAHDLLTVFQGHGLPVQVYLNDTLYVQGPAQPQSLRYSQRTGVPLTPVDDLRAVLNADPTKLLAFCDQALESMWADLKDRYSPDEIYLTRSTDFFIEALHPQINKGTAVAYLAEEILGIGPEQVMSIGDYFNDLEMIRYAGVGVAMGSAPLPVQQVAAWVAPTVEEDGVSAALHRFVLDV; from the coding sequence ATGGGAATACGCTTGGTTGCGCTCGATCTAGACGGCACCCTCTTGGGTGCAGACGGCATCGTTTCACCTATGGTGGCTGCTGACCTTCGTGAACTTCAGCAGCGGGGCGTCGCGGTCGCCGTCGTCACGGGGCGCATGTACCGCGCCGCCCTCCCTTATCATCACCAGATCCAGGCCACCCTTCCGCTGTGCAGCTACCAGGGCGCTTTGATCAAAGACCCCCAGACTGGCACAGTCCACCGCCATCAGCTCATCTCCCGGACGCTGGCTCATGACCTGCTCACTGTTTTTCAGGGACATGGCCTGCCTGTGCAGGTCTACCTGAACGATACCCTCTACGTCCAGGGACCAGCCCAGCCCCAAAGTTTGCGCTATTCCCAGCGCACGGGAGTCCCCCTCACCCCCGTCGATGACCTACGCGCTGTACTCAACGCCGACCCCACCAAACTCTTAGCCTTCTGCGACCAAGCGCTAGAATCCATGTGGGCTGACCTCAAAGACCGCTATAGCCCAGACGAAATCTACCTCACCCGCTCCACTGACTTCTTTATCGAAGCGCTCCACCCCCAAATCAACAAAGGAACCGCGGTCGCCTATCTAGCTGAAGAGATCCTAGGGATTGGCCCCGAACAGGTGATGAGTATCGGGGATTATTTCAATGACCTGGAGATGATCCGCTATGCCGGAGTCGGGGTCGCTATGGGTTCAGCCCCCCTCCCTGTCCAACAAGTCGCCGCTTGGGTCGCCCCGACAGTCGAAGAAGATGGCGTGAGCGCAGCCCTGCACCGCTTTGTTCTGGACGTATGA
- a CDS encoding TonB-dependent receptor, giving the protein MAYLIQQQHRKAACRFSFGVQLACLALVTAVAAKSAQAQTPTILQANALEPLPGHARDLGGTALPTALPPNLNIAQQTTAADDVDEEDDGPIDLLSETSVTATRRRITERENSQTTYVVNREAIKASGAQTVGDALKLIPGVNFAPDFGGVNNFFANFNTVRGLDDSRFILLQDGRPLTRADNNRSSNFSKIATTNVERVEVVTGGGTLRYGADALAGVINIITHVPEGPPKVTASAEFGSFGASRYAIDYSGSNSIPSTSPGYFAFQTGYERRSILNNFNQVLSQPAPAGGDNVLVFPGTDGIGTPGPGFNLGCSDGSPFTGGRCPTNPNFEVNQPAFGYYVFSDFYYANLVFKPGKDHTISVYAQQQNTRRGYAFFITPYCSPRPVGFRTPGYTVTPDGATDNDPATYGPFNLCYTNEFYAEYFRAGYYGNYGQPYDYNIQDETGVNVTWDWNLSELNTLSTQISFNHIYENNPSVISGTGRYNTGRTIEAQVRYSAELYKGNNFQTGVQFRSARTVQSFTSGAPLGVPISTINGTVVPFDRELGRTAFYVTDDLKFFDGALILNLGTRLTIENQFGVFTTSGAGARYNFGGPNPATAPFGFRVNWQQSYKAPSLNQLFTQAGQTIPNPNLTPELGTGYDIGLDVQFSPSALFRATYFRIDLTNALIPGVQVQSGPRRNQTVNAQAFLSTGFELAFDWKIDKNWSLQASQTFLDSRPVGDLNADPSAILFNRPIQFGLFYGYQNRNVPFNTGDFRLSYSSPVFNAALSGRVVGPRSQRGSLLIGGYTTWNLVTSVPLTPNLTFNADVFNLFNTRYETFSTFVGYTDPGTTFRVGLETTF; this is encoded by the coding sequence GTGGCGTACTTAATCCAGCAACAACATCGAAAGGCAGCCTGTCGGTTTAGTTTTGGGGTCCAACTGGCCTGTCTGGCGTTGGTTACCGCAGTTGCGGCAAAGTCGGCTCAGGCGCAAACTCCTACCATTCTCCAAGCCAATGCCCTAGAGCCTCTGCCCGGTCATGCCCGCGATCTAGGCGGAACCGCTCTACCTACTGCCTTGCCGCCCAATCTAAATATCGCGCAGCAAACTACCGCAGCGGACGATGTAGATGAAGAAGATGACGGACCCATTGACCTATTGAGTGAGACGAGCGTCACGGCTACTCGCCGCCGTATCACAGAACGGGAAAACAGCCAGACGACGTATGTCGTCAACCGCGAAGCAATCAAAGCTTCAGGAGCTCAGACCGTAGGCGACGCGCTCAAACTCATTCCAGGAGTCAACTTCGCCCCAGACTTTGGTGGGGTGAACAACTTTTTTGCCAACTTCAACACCGTACGCGGTCTGGATGATTCGCGCTTCATCTTGCTCCAGGATGGTCGCCCTCTGACCCGTGCTGACAACAACCGCAGTTCCAACTTCTCAAAAATTGCTACAACCAACGTCGAGCGCGTCGAGGTTGTGACGGGAGGGGGCACCTTGCGCTATGGAGCCGATGCCTTAGCCGGGGTCATCAATATCATTACGCATGTCCCCGAAGGCCCCCCCAAAGTCACGGCATCTGCGGAGTTTGGCAGCTTTGGAGCCAGCCGCTACGCCATCGACTACTCCGGCAGCAACAGCATCCCCAGCACCAGCCCTGGCTATTTTGCCTTCCAGACGGGCTACGAGCGCCGGTCAATCCTCAACAACTTCAACCAAGTCCTCAGTCAACCGGCTCCAGCGGGCGGGGACAACGTGCTGGTTTTCCCGGGTACCGATGGGATCGGCACTCCCGGCCCAGGATTTAACCTGGGTTGCTCCGATGGGTCGCCCTTTACAGGAGGCCGCTGCCCCACCAACCCCAACTTCGAGGTCAATCAACCGGCCTTCGGCTACTACGTGTTCAGCGACTTCTACTACGCCAATTTGGTCTTCAAACCGGGCAAGGACCACACGATCAGCGTCTACGCCCAGCAGCAGAATACGCGTCGGGGCTATGCCTTCTTCATCACGCCCTACTGCTCGCCGCGTCCGGTGGGCTTCAGGACTCCAGGCTACACCGTCACGCCTGACGGGGCTACAGACAACGACCCGGCTACCTACGGCCCCTTTAATCTCTGCTACACCAACGAGTTCTACGCCGAGTATTTTAGGGCGGGCTACTACGGCAATTACGGTCAGCCCTATGACTACAACATCCAGGATGAGACGGGGGTCAATGTCACCTGGGACTGGAATCTGAGCGAACTCAACACCCTCTCGACCCAAATCTCGTTCAACCACATCTACGAAAACAACCCGTCTGTAATTTCGGGTACCGGGCGCTACAACACGGGTCGGACCATTGAGGCTCAGGTGCGCTATTCGGCGGAACTGTATAAGGGGAACAACTTCCAGACCGGGGTCCAATTCCGCTCGGCGCGCACGGTCCAAAGTTTTACCTCCGGGGCCCCGCTTGGGGTTCCTATCAGCACGATCAATGGAACGGTCGTGCCTTTTGATAGAGAATTGGGCCGCACTGCTTTTTATGTGACGGACGACCTGAAATTTTTTGATGGGGCGCTCATTCTCAACCTCGGAACGCGCCTGACCATCGAGAACCAGTTCGGGGTCTTCACCACTTCAGGAGCGGGAGCGCGGTATAACTTTGGGGGGCCTAACCCAGCGACGGCTCCTTTTGGCTTTAGGGTGAACTGGCAGCAGAGCTATAAAGCACCAAGCCTCAACCAGCTCTTTACCCAGGCGGGTCAGACTATCCCCAACCCCAACCTCACGCCAGAACTGGGGACGGGCTACGATATCGGATTAGATGTCCAGTTCAGCCCGAGCGCCCTCTTCCGGGCGACCTACTTCCGCATTGACCTCACCAATGCGCTCATCCCCGGCGTCCAAGTCCAGAGTGGCCCGCGACGAAACCAGACCGTCAATGCCCAAGCTTTTTTGAGTACCGGCTTCGAACTCGCCTTTGACTGGAAAATTGATAAAAACTGGTCGCTCCAGGCGTCTCAAACTTTTTTGGACTCGCGGCCCGTAGGAGACCTCAACGCCGATCCTTCTGCGATTTTGTTTAACAGGCCCATCCAATTCGGCCTCTTCTACGGCTATCAGAACCGGAACGTTCCTTTTAATACCGGGGATTTCCGTCTGTCCTACTCGTCTCCAGTCTTCAATGCGGCGCTTTCGGGGCGGGTGGTCGGCCCGCGCAGTCAGCGCGGGTCGCTCCTCATCGGCGGCTATACCACCTGGAATCTAGTCACCAGCGTCCCGCTCACGCCCAACCTGACCTTCAATGCGGATGTCTTCAATCTCTTTAACACCCGCTACGAGACGTTTAGTACCTTCGTGGGCTACACCGATCCGGGTACTACCTTCCGGGTGGGGCTAGAGACGACATTCTAG
- the ribBA gene encoding bifunctional 3,4-dihydroxy-2-butanone-4-phosphate synthase/GTP cyclohydrolase II, translating to MLDSVPAVLDELRAGRLVVVVDDESRENEGDLIGAAQFTTPEMINFMATHARGLICLAMTPERLDQLKLPLMVTENTDCNQTAFTVSIDAGPDLGASTGISAGDRAKTILAAINPLTRPEQLRRPGHIFPLRAREGGVLMRAGHTEAAVDMSRMSGLYPAGIICEIQNSDGSMARLPDLIEFARQHGLKIVSIADLISYRLQTERLVKRETQALLPTAFGQFEIYAYRNLLDGTEHIALVKGGALSGDHPFDPEEEPLLVRMHSECLTGDALGSARCDCGRQLQAAMKMIDHAGRGVVVYLRQEGRGIGLVNKLKAYSLQDTGLDTVEANEKLGFAPDLRNYGIGVQILYDLGVRQMKLITNNPRKIAGLSGYGLEISRWVPLIIEETDFNSRYLDTKAKKLGHVLPQVRLLVVGLTFTPQRSDKDWLELLEKIRAFAQASGGFLIQEEVRTVGRAVFSKDACIFHLGLGKDDGQVKQWYADTESTRRQTINRFLLDLTRLQHLTGLAFVVSDGQDPLGHLQQNFTHTDQNLSQFGDYCSKPWQGQQVYRFLGG from the coding sequence ATGCTTGACTCCGTCCCAGCAGTTCTGGATGAGCTAAGAGCTGGACGCTTGGTCGTCGTCGTGGACGATGAGAGCCGTGAGAACGAAGGGGATCTTATCGGGGCAGCCCAATTCACCACCCCAGAGATGATCAACTTCATGGCTACCCACGCGCGGGGTCTCATCTGTCTCGCCATGACTCCAGAACGGCTTGACCAGTTGAAGCTGCCCTTGATGGTGACGGAGAATACCGACTGCAACCAGACGGCCTTCACCGTCAGTATTGACGCGGGACCGGATTTGGGGGCAAGCACAGGCATTTCTGCCGGGGACCGCGCCAAGACGATCCTGGCTGCCATCAACCCGCTCACCCGGCCTGAGCAGTTGCGCCGTCCGGGACATATCTTCCCGCTGCGTGCCCGCGAGGGAGGCGTCCTGATGCGGGCGGGCCACACGGAGGCAGCGGTGGACATGAGCCGCATGAGTGGACTCTATCCGGCGGGGATCATTTGCGAGATCCAGAACTCCGATGGCTCCATGGCCCGCCTCCCGGACCTGATCGAGTTTGCCCGTCAGCACGGGCTCAAAATTGTCTCGATAGCGGACCTCATCAGCTACCGGCTGCAAACCGAGCGCTTGGTGAAACGCGAGACCCAAGCGCTATTGCCTACGGCCTTTGGTCAGTTTGAAATCTATGCCTACCGCAACCTCCTAGACGGCACCGAGCACATCGCCCTGGTCAAAGGGGGTGCCCTGAGTGGCGACCATCCCTTTGACCCCGAGGAAGAGCCCCTTTTGGTGCGGATGCACTCCGAATGCCTGACCGGGGATGCCTTGGGTTCTGCACGCTGCGACTGTGGCCGCCAGCTCCAAGCAGCCATGAAAATGATCGATCACGCGGGCCGGGGCGTGGTCGTCTACCTGCGTCAAGAGGGCCGGGGCATTGGGCTAGTCAACAAACTCAAAGCCTACAGCCTCCAGGACACCGGGCTAGATACCGTGGAGGCCAACGAGAAATTGGGCTTCGCCCCGGACCTGCGCAACTATGGGATCGGTGTGCAGATCCTCTATGACCTGGGGGTGCGCCAAATGAAGCTCATCACCAACAATCCGCGCAAAATCGCAGGTCTGAGCGGCTATGGTCTGGAGATCAGCCGTTGGGTCCCCCTGATTATCGAGGAGACGGACTTCAATAGCCGCTATCTCGACACCAAAGCCAAGAAACTGGGCCACGTCCTCCCTCAAGTCCGGCTTTTGGTCGTGGGCCTCACCTTCACGCCGCAGCGCTCCGATAAAGATTGGCTGGAACTGTTGGAGAAGATCCGCGCCTTTGCCCAAGCCTCCGGGGGCTTTCTCATCCAGGAAGAGGTGCGGACAGTAGGTCGGGCGGTGTTCTCCAAGGACGCCTGTATTTTTCATCTGGGGCTGGGCAAAGATGACGGACAGGTCAAACAATGGTACGCGGACACCGAAAGTACACGCCGCCAGACCATCAACCGTTTCCTGCTGGATCTGACGCGACTCCAGCATTTGACGGGTCTGGCCTTTGTCGTCTCAGACGGGCAAGACCCCCTCGGACACCTCCAGCAAAACTTCACCCACACCGACCAAAACCTTAGCCAGTTCGGCGACTACTGCTCCAAACCCTGGCAGGGCCAGCAGGTCTATCGGTTTTTAGGGGGCTAG
- a CDS encoding MBL fold metallo-hydrolase codes for MAHLTERRTQNVPGDFYVDTSCIDCDTCRWMAPEIYYRAKDQSAVHHQPSNATERLRALQALLACPTASIGTVEKPRDITQAQATFPLLVAGEVYHCGYHSAQSFGATSYFIQRSTGNVLVDSPRFTPPLVKRLEAMGGIRYLYLTHRDDVADHQRFRDHFGCERILHEQDLTAATRDIEMPLSGTEAITLAADLVVIPTPGHTPGHTVLLYAEEFLFTGDHLFWSEQHNQLRAFRDHCWYSWPQLVQSTHQFQDYTFTWVLPGHGRRYHAERATMAQKLAQCLDWMATTV; via the coding sequence ATGGCCCATCTCACAGAGCGCCGGACGCAGAATGTCCCTGGCGACTTTTATGTAGACACTTCTTGCATAGACTGTGACACCTGCCGCTGGATGGCCCCCGAGATCTACTATCGGGCTAAAGACCAATCGGCGGTCCATCACCAACCATCCAACGCGACGGAGCGCTTACGGGCGCTCCAGGCGCTCCTAGCCTGCCCGACAGCCTCCATTGGTACCGTCGAGAAGCCCAGGGATATCACACAGGCGCAGGCTACCTTCCCGCTTTTGGTGGCGGGCGAGGTCTACCACTGCGGCTATCACTCCGCGCAATCTTTCGGGGCGACAAGCTACTTTATTCAACGCTCCACAGGGAACGTTTTGGTGGATTCGCCTCGGTTCACCCCGCCTCTGGTCAAGCGCCTAGAGGCTATGGGCGGTATTCGCTATCTATACCTGACCCACCGCGACGATGTGGCGGATCATCAGCGGTTCCGGGACCACTTTGGCTGTGAACGTATCCTTCATGAGCAGGACCTCACGGCAGCCACACGGGATATAGAAATGCCCCTCAGCGGCACAGAGGCCATTACCCTGGCTGCGGATCTCGTGGTCATTCCGACCCCCGGTCATACTCCCGGTCATACAGTCCTGCTCTACGCCGAGGAATTTCTCTTCACAGGCGACCACTTGTTTTGGTCTGAGCAGCACAACCAACTCCGGGCTTTTCGGGACCACTGCTGGTACTCCTGGCCTCAATTGGTCCAATCGACCCATCAATTCCAGGACTATACTTTTACCTGGGTCCTCCCCGGTCATGGCCGCCGCTACCACGCCGAGCGGGCGACGATGGCTCAAAAACTGGCTCAGTGCCTAGATTGGATGGCGACCACTGTTTGA
- a CDS encoding (2Fe-2S)-binding protein, which yields MDRQDEILCYCIRLTHSQVEPVARQCLDFNQVVRITGACTGCGSCQFELEELLDKLKAEQGLVG from the coding sequence ATGGACCGTCAGGATGAAATACTCTGCTACTGTATTCGTTTGACGCACAGCCAAGTCGAGCCTGTAGCCCGTCAGTGCCTGGACTTTAACCAAGTAGTCCGCATCACCGGAGCTTGTACGGGTTGCGGCAGTTGTCAATTTGAGCTAGAAGAGCTGCTCGACAAACTCAAGGCAGAGCAGGGACTGGTCGGTTGA
- a CDS encoding EVE domain-containing protein: MRFWLMKSEPGVYSIDDLARDGKTSWEGVRNYQARNLMRDEMQVGDLVLFYHSNAEPPGVAGVARIARTAYPDSTALDPNHPYFDPKATPDNPIWLMVDIAFVAKFPRYVSLGELKSDPALVHMPVLRRGMRLSVQPVEPDHFEQVQRMGAWTC, encoded by the coding sequence GTGCGATTTTGGCTGATGAAGAGTGAGCCTGGGGTCTATAGCATTGACGATCTGGCCCGCGATGGGAAGACCTCCTGGGAGGGTGTGCGCAACTATCAAGCCCGTAACCTGATGCGCGATGAGATGCAAGTCGGGGACTTGGTTCTCTTTTACCACTCCAATGCCGAGCCGCCCGGAGTGGCAGGAGTGGCCCGGATCGCACGCACGGCCTATCCTGATAGCACTGCCCTAGACCCCAACCACCCATACTTCGACCCCAAAGCGACCCCTGACAACCCCATCTGGCTCATGGTGGATATCGCGTTCGTAGCCAAGTTCCCCCGTTATGTCAGCCTTGGCGAACTCAAGAGCGACCCTGCCTTGGTGCACATGCCGGTTCTGCGTCGGGGGATGCGCCTTTCTGTCCAACCGGTGGAGCCTGACCATTTTGAGCAGGTGCAGCGGATGGGCGCATGGACTTGCTAA
- the hemH gene encoding ferrochelatase has product MRVGVLLLNLGGPERSEDVKPFLYNLFSDPEIIRLPVRFLQKPLAWLIATLRAPLSLKNYASIGGKSPIKAITAQQGRVLKKTLHRRGIEVKVYVGMRYWHPYTEEALAQIQQDGIEKLVVLPLYPQYSISTSGSSYKLLDQMWANDPNLQKIERADITSFYHRPGYIQGMVRLILRELEKFEQPERVHILFSAHGVPKSYVTEGGDPYQQQIEESVRLIVEALRLPNRHSLAYQSKVGPVEWLQPYTEDVIPRLALQGVTNLLTIPISFISEHIETLQEIDIEYRHLANESGIPNFRRVRTLNVAPDFINELASLVQEQLDERVLQAK; this is encoded by the coding sequence ATGCGTGTGGGAGTTTTATTACTAAACCTGGGTGGACCGGAGCGGTCAGAGGACGTGAAGCCGTTCCTGTACAATCTGTTTTCGGACCCCGAAATCATCCGGCTACCGGTTCGGTTTCTCCAGAAGCCCTTGGCATGGCTTATTGCCACCCTGCGTGCCCCCCTGTCGCTCAAAAACTACGCGAGCATTGGCGGCAAATCGCCTATCAAAGCTATCACAGCCCAACAGGGCCGAGTCCTCAAAAAGACCCTACACCGCCGGGGCATTGAGGTCAAGGTCTATGTGGGAATGCGTTACTGGCACCCCTACACTGAGGAAGCTCTGGCGCAGATCCAGCAGGACGGCATCGAAAAACTCGTAGTCTTGCCGCTCTACCCGCAGTACTCGATCTCCACGAGTGGTTCTAGCTACAAACTACTCGACCAAATGTGGGCCAATGACCCAAACCTCCAGAAGATTGAACGTGCAGACATCACTTCGTTTTATCACCGACCGGGCTACATCCAGGGGATGGTCCGTCTGATCCTGCGCGAACTGGAGAAATTTGAACAGCCGGAGCGCGTCCACATCCTCTTCTCCGCCCACGGAGTGCCCAAGAGTTACGTGACCGAGGGCGGTGATCCTTACCAGCAGCAGATCGAGGAATCCGTGCGTCTGATTGTCGAGGCGCTGCGTCTACCTAACCGCCACTCGCTCGCCTATCAGAGCAAAGTCGGCCCAGTGGAATGGCTACAGCCCTATACAGAAGACGTCATCCCACGGCTTGCCCTACAGGGGGTGACCAACCTGCTCACCATACCCATCAGTTTTATCTCAGAGCACATCGAGACGCTCCAGGAAATCGATATTGAATACCGGCATCTGGCTAACGAGAGTGGTATCCCCAACTTCCGCCGTGTACGCACCCTCAATGTAGCCCCTGACTTCATCAATGAACTGGCCTCGCTCGTTCAAGAACAGCTCGATGAGCGGGTCTTACAAGCTAAGTGA